Below is a window of Microbacterium saperdae DNA.
ATCGGGTTCGAAGATCTGGGTGTCGACCATTCTCAGCAGTCTCCTCGCGGTGTCTTTGTCAGGGCTGGACGCGCGTTCTGCGTCTCGGAAGCCTCTGGTGCCCCCGCAGGGAATGGCCGCTCTCGAATCGCGATGGACCCGATCTGGCCCTTTCCAGCGGTTCGGCGGGCGTCTGCGCGGCTACCCGCAAGCCAGACGCACCATGTCCAGGGTATCCCGCCGCTGTCACGAAGCGCATCCGGAACTTCTCGGCCGCGCGGCGGGTCTTCCGGAGGCGTTCCCCGGCTCGGGAGGAGAATCGGCCGGAACTCCTCCGCCCCACGCGCAGATCTCCTCCCGAGCGAAGCGGCGGATGCCACGTGCGCCTAGACTCGTGGCCTCAGCACGACGTGGGCTGCAGACCGGCGAAGGGACCGCGGATGACCGACACCGCTCTCTCGACGATCGCGGCGAAGCTCTACACCGAGTCGCCTGCCGACTTCATCTCCGCGCGCGATGCGCAGGTGAAGACCGCGGATGACCGTGCCCTCGCGACGCAGATCAAGGCGCTGCGCAAGCCATCGGTCGCGGCATGGGTCGTCAACCTGTTCGCGCAGGAGCGCGCCGCGCAGCTCGCCGAAGCCCTCCGGCTGGCCGAGGAGCTGCGCGAGGCGCAGGCCGATCTCGACGCCGCCACTCTCGCGAAACTCGGGCGCGAACGGCGCACGCTCACCCGCCGCCTCGCGCAGAACGCCGCAGAGCTCGCGACGTCGCGCGGCGAGCGCATCACCGCGTCCACGCTCGACGCCGTCGAGCGGACGATCTCCGCTGCCTTCTTCGACCCGGATGCCGCCGCGGCTGTCGCGTCGGGACGACTGGTCCGCGAACTCGACCCGTCCGAGTCCGTGGATCTGGGTACGGCAGTGGGAGGCGGCACGCCCGACTCCCCCGCCCCTCCCGTCGTACCTGCCGACGAGGTCAGCGCGCGTCGAGAGCGCCGAGCCGCCGAACGAGCGCTGCACGATGCCGAGCAGGCCCGCGAGCGTGCCGAAGGCGAGAAGAAGAAGGCCGAGAAGGCGCACGACGAGGCGGCAGCCCGCGTGCAGGCGCTCGAGACCCGGGCTGCGGAACTCGAGAAGGAACTCGCGCAGACGATGAAGGACGCCGAACGTGCACATGCCGACGTGGACGCGGCCGCGGAACACAGGGCGACAGCCGCGACTCAGCTCGCCGAAGCCGAGCGCGGGGAATCCGCGGCGAAGGACGCGCTGGGAGCACTCATCCGGAAATAGGCCCGTCAACGCAGCTCCTCCTCGGAGATCTGCGCCATCGAGGAGACCGTTCTCCGTGCTCTTCCGAAGTTCTGCAGAAATCCGGGAGCAGAATCCGCCACACTTCCGGCACCGACAAGCGCTCCGGCTTGCGGACGTCCCGTCAGGGAAAGAGCGCGAGCGTCTGCTCGACCAGCCGACGGGCGGCCGTCGCAATGCTGTCGTCCTCCAGCCACAGAGTCAACGCGACGCGGATCAGATCCGCCGGGGGAACGTCCAGTGCCCCGCTCATGACTTCGAACACACGTTGATGCGCAACGAATCGCGCAGCATCGATTGCGATGAGCAGATCCGAGCTCGTCACACCGAGTCGATCTCCCGCGTCGCGACCGCGACTCCGAAGAACGTCCATCAGGAGCGCCTCTGGTTCCGAAGTTCCCGGAATGAAGAGAATCGTCTCGTCGTCGTAGAGATCGCGCTGATCTCCGTCCAATACAGCGACTGTCCCGAGCTGACGTGATCGGCGCGCGATTCGCGCTCCTCGCACGGCGTCGTCCTTGCCGCCGCTGTCAATGATGTCCACCTGCGTGACGTGGTCCGTGGCGAAGCGGCGGAGGAGAAAACGAACAACCGTCCTGGCCATCTCGTCTTCGACGAAGACGAGCAGCGACACAGGTGCCGGCGATCGACCGAGGGCACGCAGCAACGCTTCCGTGCTCACCACCTCAGAGGTCAACGCCCCGCCAGCGGTACTCGACACCTGCCGTACCAACGCCGCGGGGATGCGGCGGATCATCGTCGCCGAATGCGTTGCGATGATGACCTGGCATCCGGACTCGAGAGCCATGCGCGCGATCTCGTCAACGAATGGACGGTGGCCCGGCTCCGCGAGGAACGTCTCGGGCTCGTCGATAAGGACGACTTCGTTCTCGTCAGCGGATCGTAGATGCCAGATGACCCAGTGAACCCAGAACTCCGATGCGCTCATCGTCTGCGCGTCAAGAGTGCGCGAATCACGTTCGACACGGAAGTAGGGGAAATCCTCATCCCTCTCTCCGTACTGCCCGTAGGTCACCGTCTCGTAGGAGTAACCAGTGATGGCGCGGAGCGCATCCACGTGTGATCGTTTCAGATTCGAGAGGTCGCCCGGCACGCTAGGCCAGGCGGGACTCAGGTTCTGGGTGAAGTAGGCGAGCTCATCGAGAGCCGCATAGGGCGTCAACCGCGTTGCCCTCAACGGGTGCAGCGAGGCATCGAACTCTTGACGCTGCTTCCAGGTAACCGGGCGAGAGAAGTGGACGATCTCGGCGGGAGCCCCCGCCCGAAGTGCCAGTGAATACTCTCCGCTGAACTCTGCCTCACTCTGGGAACTCTCGATCGGGAGATTTCCGCCCACTTGCCAACCAGGCAATCCTCCCGCCACAGCGGACAAGAGGTAGCTCTTGCCCG
It encodes the following:
- a CDS encoding transposase, giving the protein MTDTALSTIAAKLYTESPADFISARDAQVKTADDRALATQIKALRKPSVAAWVVNLFAQERAAQLAEALRLAEELREAQADLDAATLAKLGRERRTLTRRLAQNAAELATSRGERITASTLDAVERTISAAFFDPDAAAAVASGRLVRELDPSESVDLGTAVGGGTPDSPAPPVVPADEVSARRERRAAERALHDAEQARERAEGEKKKAEKAHDEAAARVQALETRAAELEKELAQTMKDAERAHADVDAAAEHRATAATQLAEAERGESAAKDALGALIRK